In one Candidatus Eisenbacteria bacterium genomic region, the following are encoded:
- a CDS encoding radical SAM protein, with protein sequence MAQCRILLVWPPKVEYVFSIQKHFTYFGETAAFLGREPDVEVTVLDGTALQHFAWAFIEAYASKFDFVLVYTDLHNSLQAIRAAQECKRISPDSQVVSFGEGTAFAPRTYVEHGFDAAIVDAMYERSALSYIRWRRGDLAVDGLHGVVYADNGAVQECPPRLPMTIDDIAFPALDLLPVARYVEISGRNQLCFTVARGCPYRCPFCRVPVAQAGGVAYRDAEAVLDYMEQQRARWNSMKLIAPTFTADREWVLDFCSRAAARQSVGKWIVTTRLERLDQELLRAMAQAGCIAIAFGLETLDVRTQERIGKHVTEDELRSQVALIHDAGIIPKAFIMLGIPGQTRSEVEATFAKLRELRVEIRPKEYYPYEVFSAAADPMALFERFDRQGVYRSPMPGVTAAQFVSWLRDRTSVR encoded by the coding sequence ATGGCGCAGTGCCGCATTCTCCTCGTCTGGCCCCCGAAGGTGGAGTACGTCTTCTCAATCCAGAAGCACTTCACCTACTTTGGTGAGACTGCGGCGTTCTTGGGAAGGGAGCCCGATGTCGAAGTCACCGTCCTCGACGGAACGGCCCTTCAGCACTTCGCTTGGGCGTTCATCGAGGCCTATGCGAGCAAGTTCGACTTCGTGCTCGTCTACACTGACCTGCACAACAGCCTCCAGGCCATCCGCGCGGCGCAGGAGTGCAAGCGGATCTCACCGGACTCGCAAGTCGTGTCCTTTGGGGAGGGGACTGCGTTTGCACCACGCACCTACGTTGAGCACGGTTTTGACGCGGCGATCGTTGACGCCATGTACGAGCGCAGTGCCCTTTCCTACATCCGATGGCGTCGGGGAGATCTCGCGGTAGATGGGCTGCACGGCGTCGTGTACGCTGATAACGGAGCGGTGCAGGAGTGCCCGCCTCGGCTGCCGATGACGATCGACGACATCGCGTTCCCTGCGTTGGACCTGCTTCCGGTGGCACGATATGTCGAGATCAGCGGCCGAAATCAACTGTGCTTCACCGTCGCGCGGGGGTGCCCGTATCGCTGCCCGTTTTGCCGCGTCCCAGTCGCTCAGGCCGGAGGTGTGGCGTACCGCGATGCTGAGGCGGTGCTTGACTACATGGAGCAGCAGCGCGCGCGATGGAACTCGATGAAGCTCATCGCCCCGACGTTCACGGCTGATCGGGAGTGGGTGCTAGACTTCTGCAGTCGAGCTGCCGCCCGGCAGTCCGTCGGTAAGTGGATCGTCACGACTCGCCTGGAACGACTTGACCAGGAACTGCTGAGAGCGATGGCACAGGCTGGCTGCATCGCGATAGCCTTCGGGCTGGAGACCCTGGACGTGCGAACCCAAGAGCGTATCGGGAAGCACGTCACCGAGGATGAGCTGAGGAGCCAGGTGGCTCTCATTCACGACGCAGGAATCATTCCCAAGGCGTTCATCATGCTTGGGATTCCAGGGCAGACACGGAGCGAAGTGGAGGCGACGTTTGCCAAGCTTCGTGAGCTCCGGGTCGAGATTCGACCAAAGGAGTACTATCCGTACGAGGTCTTCTCGGCCGCAGCCGACCCGATGGCTCTCTTCGAACGCTTCGACCGACAGGGAGTCTACCGGTCCCCGATGCCTGGTGTGACCGCGGCGCAGTTCGTCTCCTGGCTCCGGGACCGCACGAGTGTCCGCTAG
- a CDS encoding DNA methylase, whose product MNLIVAPRTDPIYNAHGYLTKVPEAAIRPFLERHTGPGDTVLDPFAGSGMTGVAAHILGRNAELSDISVLGQHIGRNLLNIVDPAGFRRAAARVVEQAEAKTGKYYLAACAACGQQSPFGKIVWSFVYACPACQAEVPYYDLLAANRWQSGGRCPACHVRFDKRRAQRIDERPVLMYVTCTACGNKEPRPLAPEDLRLGASAARSPLRKLTPNLPIEEDREMYRRSALGRHGNTSTASFFSPRNAVALTALHQAILAVEDEGLRGKLLFAFTAILPRASKRYQWHPKRPLNAQNQTYYIAPVFYEWNIFELFERKVSAALRAQEHLLEESGADTLFNRPSRVRYTTASADALMHLPDGSIDYVFTDPPFGSNLFYSDMSLFQEAWLGEVTDPRKEAVVQTERSKHVQSARAYEELLTGALRECARVLKPGGAVSIVFSNSRGEVWAMLQRAIRTSGFAIEPDETALLDKGQRSVKGLASGTEHVVTADLVITLRKDMKAIHPRAKRVSSARETIAEILSAAGAKDLRTPSTAYLHVIRAAVRRDIDLESLHLSEVLATLRSLGFSVNQRTGHLERK is encoded by the coding sequence ATGAACCTCATCGTCGCGCCACGCACGGACCCGATCTACAACGCCCACGGCTACCTGACCAAGGTTCCCGAAGCCGCTATCCGGCCGTTCCTCGAGCGCCACACGGGGCCCGGGGATACGGTCCTCGATCCCTTCGCTGGATCGGGTATGACTGGTGTGGCGGCCCACATCCTGGGCCGGAACGCCGAGTTGAGTGACATCAGCGTCTTAGGGCAGCACATCGGCCGGAACCTTCTGAACATCGTCGATCCGGCGGGCTTTCGGCGCGCGGCCGCCAGAGTGGTGGAGCAAGCCGAGGCGAAGACGGGGAAGTACTACTTGGCCGCCTGTGCCGCATGCGGGCAGCAGTCTCCCTTTGGGAAGATCGTCTGGTCGTTCGTCTACGCCTGCCCGGCCTGCCAGGCCGAGGTTCCGTACTACGACTTGCTAGCGGCCAACCGATGGCAAAGCGGTGGTAGGTGCCCGGCCTGCCACGTTCGATTCGACAAGCGTCGCGCACAGCGAATCGATGAGCGGCCGGTGCTCATGTACGTGACCTGCACTGCGTGCGGCAACAAGGAGCCGCGTCCTCTCGCGCCGGAAGACCTGCGCCTCGGCGCCAGCGCCGCACGCAGCCCCCTGCGCAAGCTCACCCCGAACCTGCCGATTGAGGAGGACCGGGAGATGTACCGGCGCTCTGCGCTCGGCCGGCACGGCAACACCTCCACGGCCAGCTTCTTCTCCCCCCGCAACGCTGTGGCCTTGACCGCCCTCCATCAAGCGATCCTGGCGGTCGAGGACGAGGGCCTGCGCGGCAAGCTCCTCTTTGCGTTCACGGCCATCCTGCCGCGGGCGTCGAAGCGCTACCAGTGGCACCCGAAGCGGCCGCTCAACGCGCAGAACCAGACCTACTACATCGCGCCGGTCTTCTACGAGTGGAACATCTTCGAGCTCTTCGAGCGGAAGGTCTCGGCAGCGCTCCGCGCCCAAGAACACCTGCTCGAGGAATCCGGTGCGGACACGCTCTTCAACCGCCCCTCACGTGTCCGATACACGACAGCGTCCGCCGATGCATTGATGCACCTGCCAGACGGATCCATCGACTACGTGTTCACCGATCCGCCTTTCGGCAGCAACCTCTTCTACAGCGACATGAGCCTCTTTCAGGAAGCCTGGCTTGGGGAAGTCACCGATCCACGGAAGGAAGCGGTGGTCCAGACCGAGCGCTCCAAGCACGTGCAGTCGGCGAGGGCCTATGAAGAGCTCCTCACAGGCGCACTCCGCGAGTGCGCACGAGTACTGAAGCCAGGCGGAGCGGTTTCAATCGTCTTCTCGAACAGCCGCGGCGAGGTCTGGGCCATGCTGCAGCGCGCCATCCGGACCAGCGGGTTCGCGATCGAACCCGACGAGACGGCCCTTCTCGACAAGGGCCAGCGCTCGGTCAAGGGACTCGCCAGCGGAACTGAGCACGTCGTGACAGCCGACCTAGTGATCACGCTCCGTAAGGACATGAAGGCCATCCACCCACGAGCGAAGCGGGTCAGTTCGGCGCGCGAGACGATCGCCGAGATCCTCAGCGCCGCTGGAGCGAAGGACCTGCGCACGCCGAGCACCGCGTACCTTCACGTGATTCGCGCGGCTGTGCGGCGGGACATCGACCTCGAGTCGCTTCACCTAAGCGAGGTGCTCGCAACGCTGCGCTCGCTCGGCTTCTCGGTGAACCAGCGAACGGGCCATCTGGAACGGAAGTGA
- a CDS encoding helix-turn-helix transcriptional regulator has translation MPRSPLPRSGSPTTPQVLVGHNIRRLRVSAGLSQESLASLAGLHRTYLSSIERGERNLTVANIYRIAAALGVDARDLLAPIGRKETR, from the coding sequence ATGCCGCGAAGCCCCCTGCCGCGATCGGGTTCCCCTACCACCCCGCAAGTCCTTGTTGGCCACAATATCCGCCGCCTGCGCGTTAGCGCCGGGCTGTCACAGGAATCCTTGGCTTCGCTGGCCGGACTCCACCGGACCTATCTGAGTTCCATCGAGCGGGGTGAGCGGAACCTCACTGTGGCCAACATCTACCGCATTGCCGCGGCCCTCGGCGTCGACGCCAGGGATCTCTTGGCGCCGATCGGGCGGAAGGAGACGCGGTAG
- a CDS encoding HEAT repeat domain-containing protein gives MALKASESFIRYVTMGAASAHRAVELLNQRGHDVRELERYATCNKIWQTKIKRLRMPDLSCLRCGRRFEVRAKTKLEIKMSDSPTVAGREWDAGLRDEDVVIFVRCDGQATPPTPAEQIAGFEVGQLRACVDRSRLGPPKSAGEGAERDRTWPAIVPSSSGHVLFVGDEKISLRLDTGRQQTFQLRRRGAELLTPYVGVGERIQGEVQFLAGAPARPASLDCSGGAWDPVRGLTENDTMNRFSAVKAAGLLQRADAADALLTIAHTDPDQRVRLEAAGSLLRLSHPGAADAVLVHFDAPERPDLRMESVLLVGEVRTTAAKSLLETMLGRLVVGTEEELRAAIIWSLGLCGAGDVIVPYLSDPSDSVAGHAAVALGAPLSSSIRARLIAVLASGDTRAVASAAWVLTRDGTDVVGPLLEASQDPTVRGWVVSILGRRSPAEISPRLEAYPEIGQLVAPWWNLWPGSNWSSAPEGVRVLQDLAQQEIFQAI, from the coding sequence GTGGCGCTGAAGGCCAGCGAGAGCTTCATCCGCTACGTCACGATGGGCGCGGCCAGCGCTCACCGGGCCGTCGAGCTTCTCAACCAGCGCGGCCACGACGTCCGCGAGCTCGAGCGCTACGCCACCTGCAACAAGATCTGGCAGACGAAGATCAAGCGCCTGCGCATGCCGGACCTCTCTTGCCTGCGTTGCGGTCGGCGGTTCGAAGTTCGCGCGAAGACGAAGCTCGAAATCAAGATGAGCGACAGCCCGACCGTGGCCGGTCGCGAGTGGGATGCCGGGCTCCGCGACGAGGACGTGGTCATCTTCGTGCGCTGTGACGGCCAAGCCACGCCGCCAACTCCCGCCGAGCAGATCGCTGGCTTCGAGGTGGGGCAGCTGCGGGCCTGCGTCGACCGTTCGCGGCTCGGACCTCCGAAATCAGCGGGAGAAGGGGCCGAGCGAGATCGGACATGGCCCGCGATTGTCCCTTCCTCGAGCGGCCATGTGCTGTTCGTCGGGGACGAGAAGATCTCTCTCCGGCTCGACACTGGCCGACAACAGACGTTCCAGTTGCGTCGTCGTGGGGCTGAGCTGCTGACTCCCTACGTCGGTGTCGGCGAGCGCATCCAAGGCGAGGTGCAGTTCCTAGCCGGCGCCCCGGCTCGACCAGCGTCGCTTGATTGCAGCGGCGGCGCCTGGGATCCCGTGCGCGGGCTGACCGAGAACGACACCATGAATCGCTTCTCGGCCGTCAAGGCGGCCGGACTTCTGCAGCGAGCCGATGCGGCCGACGCATTGCTTACCATCGCCCACACCGATCCCGATCAGCGCGTTCGACTGGAAGCCGCTGGCAGCTTGCTGCGGTTGAGTCATCCGGGTGCTGCCGATGCAGTGCTGGTGCATTTCGATGCGCCCGAGCGGCCCGACCTCCGCATGGAGAGTGTGCTGCTCGTTGGCGAGGTACGCACGACGGCCGCCAAGAGCCTGCTCGAAACGATGCTGGGCCGACTAGTGGTGGGCACCGAGGAGGAGCTTCGTGCCGCGATTATCTGGTCCCTCGGCCTGTGCGGAGCCGGCGATGTGATTGTTCCGTACCTCAGCGATCCTTCCGACAGCGTGGCCGGACACGCTGCCGTCGCGCTTGGTGCACCGCTGTCCTCCTCGATTCGCGCTCGGCTGATCGCTGTTCTGGCCTCCGGCGATACGCGTGCCGTGGCCAGTGCTGCTTGGGTGCTGACCCGTGACGGAACGGACGTGGTCGGGCCGCTGTTGGAAGCCAGCCAGGATCCCACCGTGCGGGGCTGGGTCGTCTCCATTCTGGGCCGTCGCTCTCCCGCGGAGATCAGCCCGCGCCTCGAGGCGTACCCCGAGATAGGTCAACTCGTCGCTCCTTGGTGGAACCTTTGGCCAGGCAGCAACTGGTCGTCGGCTCCTGAAGGTGTGCGGGTACTGCAGGACTTGGCTCAGCAAGAGATCTTTCAGGCCATCTGA
- a CDS encoding DNA adenine methylase, producing MAGLLGGIRRLNGLGALSLAEPFGGGAGASLTLLYQEETPEIFINDADDSIHAFWWSVLNRPREFQQTLKSTRVNMTEWRRQRIIYRQATRQSRLRKGFATFYLNRCNRSGIIANGGPIGGIDQAGPWRLSARYNKDTLLDRCKKLVEYRSRIHVSGLDGLEFLSRLDQSSTMLFIDPPYYEKGRTLYLNALSDAYHESLAQWLKSRKNVAWVVTYDDCDAIRRLYRGWATVRPFSLRYTATERRSGRELLITPKWLRLPRKQASETIAW from the coding sequence ATGGCCGGCCTCCTAGGTGGGATCCGCCGACTCAATGGTCTGGGGGCGCTATCCCTTGCCGAGCCTTTTGGCGGCGGCGCGGGTGCTTCCCTGACCCTCCTCTATCAAGAGGAAACGCCGGAGATCTTCATCAACGACGCTGACGACTCGATCCACGCATTCTGGTGGTCAGTTCTGAATCGCCCTCGCGAGTTCCAGCAGACGCTCAAGAGCACTCGCGTCAACATGACCGAGTGGCGAAGACAGCGCATCATCTACCGACAAGCGACGCGGCAGTCCCGGCTGCGTAAGGGCTTCGCAACCTTCTACCTGAACAGATGCAACCGGTCCGGGATCATCGCGAACGGCGGTCCGATCGGTGGGATTGACCAAGCCGGACCCTGGCGACTATCGGCACGGTACAACAAGGACACGCTGCTCGATCGCTGTAAGAAGCTCGTCGAGTACCGAAGTCGCATCCATGTATCCGGCCTGGATGGTCTAGAGTTCCTATCTCGGCTCGACCAATCATCTACGATGCTGTTCATCGATCCGCCGTACTACGAGAAGGGGAGGACTCTCTACCTGAACGCGCTCAGTGACGCCTACCATGAGTCACTGGCGCAATGGCTCAAGAGTAGGAAGAACGTGGCGTGGGTCGTGACATACGACGACTGCGACGCGATCCGTCGTCTCTATCGCGGCTGGGCTACCGTCCGGCCTTTCTCGTTGAGGTACACGGCGACGGAGCGTCGTAGCGGTCGGGAGCTACTCATCACGCCGAAGTGGCTTCGCCTTCCGCGTAAGCAGGCATCGGAAACGATCGCTTGGTGA
- a CDS encoding recombinase family protein, with translation MSTHVIYARKSTESDDRQVLSIDSQVQELQVLALRRGLDVREVLTEARSAKAPGRPIFGSLMKRVLKGEIAGVLCWKMDRLARNHFDHGTVLQALADGKLTRVITPEREYTADGNDRFLGNFELGIATKFIDDLRANVRRGNRARFQQGWPNFRPPIGYREDRSKSTTVVVKDPDRFPIVREMWDRLLSRRMNPMEIARWAEDHGLRTRKTARLGGKPLCFQAVFKLFANPYYMGLIRLRNGEAYRGAHPPMVTPEEFEQAQAILGRPTRTHFVHHVFAYAGLLTCGLCGRKLNPEEHVKRSGRRFVYYRCRGRTGGEPCPNPCLPEAALERQLEADLRRLTLPPAALDWIKDNIRPKLDATINERTAQRSEMEKSLADAVRESDALLTLKLRGQVDDATFERRRLGLLDRQATLRLRLDQPAPTPEQLLKRVEGALNFSASLLQAFREGDAVRRRQIFHAICANPTVRDRKALYKANEPWSFFENAGLTRSWCTVVERLRTWIEAHDFQIPPIFAEIDPTEEKLRRTGTLTRWARRSREKAIVPRCAEVG, from the coding sequence ATGTCCACCCACGTCATCTACGCCCGCAAGTCCACGGAGTCTGACGACCGCCAAGTCCTCTCGATCGACTCTCAGGTCCAGGAACTCCAGGTCCTGGCGCTGCGCCGCGGGCTCGATGTCCGGGAAGTCCTGACCGAGGCCCGCTCGGCCAAGGCGCCCGGTCGGCCCATCTTCGGCTCGCTCATGAAGCGGGTCCTGAAGGGCGAGATCGCGGGCGTGCTGTGCTGGAAGATGGACCGCCTCGCCCGGAACCACTTCGACCACGGCACCGTCCTTCAGGCGCTAGCCGACGGCAAGCTCACGCGCGTCATCACTCCCGAGCGCGAGTACACCGCCGATGGGAACGACCGCTTCCTCGGAAACTTCGAGCTTGGCATCGCGACCAAGTTCATCGATGACCTCCGCGCGAACGTCCGGCGCGGCAACCGAGCCCGCTTCCAGCAGGGCTGGCCCAACTTCCGCCCGCCGATCGGCTACCGCGAGGACCGCTCCAAGTCGACGACGGTGGTCGTGAAGGACCCGGACCGGTTCCCGATCGTCCGCGAGATGTGGGATCGGCTCCTCTCCCGCCGGATGAACCCGATGGAGATCGCCCGCTGGGCCGAGGATCACGGCCTCCGCACTCGCAAGACCGCTCGCCTCGGCGGTAAGCCGCTCTGCTTCCAGGCGGTCTTCAAGCTCTTCGCCAACCCTTACTACATGGGCCTGATTCGGTTGAGGAACGGGGAGGCGTACCGCGGAGCTCACCCGCCGATGGTGACGCCCGAGGAGTTCGAACAGGCGCAGGCGATCCTCGGCCGCCCGACCCGGACGCACTTCGTCCACCACGTCTTCGCGTACGCGGGCCTGCTCACCTGCGGCCTGTGTGGTCGAAAGCTCAATCCGGAAGAGCACGTCAAGCGCTCGGGGAGGCGCTTCGTCTACTACCGCTGCCGGGGACGCACGGGTGGGGAACCGTGCCCGAACCCGTGCCTGCCGGAAGCCGCACTCGAGCGACAGTTGGAAGCCGACCTGCGGCGGCTGACGCTCCCGCCGGCTGCACTCGACTGGATCAAGGACAACATCCGACCCAAGCTCGACGCCACGATCAATGAACGCACCGCCCAGCGCAGCGAGATGGAGAAATCCCTTGCCGATGCGGTCCGGGAATCCGACGCGCTCCTGACCCTGAAGCTCCGCGGTCAGGTCGATGACGCGACGTTTGAGCGCCGGCGCCTCGGCTTGCTGGACCGTCAGGCCACGCTGCGCCTCCGGCTCGACCAGCCCGCCCCGACGCCGGAGCAACTCCTGAAGCGCGTCGAAGGCGCGCTGAACTTCAGCGCTTCGCTCCTGCAGGCCTTCCGGGAAGGGGACGCGGTTCGCCGCCGGCAGATCTTCCACGCCATCTGCGCGAACCCGACCGTCCGGGACCGAAAAGCGCTCTACAAAGCGAACGAACCCTGGTCGTTCTTCGAGAACGCAGGACTCACTCGCTCTTGGTGCACCGTGGTGGAGCGATTGCGAACTTGGATCGAGGCGCACGACTTCCAGATTCCGCCGATCTTCGCGGAGATCGACCCGACGGAAGAGAAGCTACGGAGGACCGGGACGCTCACCCGGTGGGCGAGGAGAAGCCGCGAGAAGGCTATTGTGCCACGATGCGCGGAAGTTGGATAG
- a CDS encoding DUF3024 domain-containing protein, with product MYGLNMLSEAQAREVEAVLREFCRGEPPPHVRPELEYAVRIEGNAVTLVELRSAFRAEIDRTESPVARFRFIAKYELWQLYYRDRNIRWHRYPPARPVKRLAVLFAEVRRDPTGIFWG from the coding sequence GTGTACGGTCTGAACATGCTGTCGGAGGCGCAGGCGCGTGAAGTCGAAGCCGTGCTCCGCGAGTTCTGTCGCGGCGAGCCGCCGCCCCACGTACGGCCGGAACTCGAGTACGCCGTGCGCATCGAGGGCAACGCTGTGACGCTCGTCGAGCTGCGTTCGGCCTTCCGTGCCGAGATCGACCGCACCGAGTCTCCGGTGGCGAGATTCCGCTTCATAGCCAAGTACGAGCTCTGGCAACTCTACTACCGGGACCGAAACATCCGGTGGCATCGCTACCCTCCGGCGAGGCCCGTGAAGCGACTCGCCGTACTGTTCGCCGAAGTCCGCCGCGATCCGACCGGGATCTTCTGGGGGTAG
- a CDS encoding TerB N-terminal domain-containing protein has translation MELLVLLGVASAAWFVAMVVRESRRGNAEDDLEATPREHAVELAATGSRLAPAAPARVRKPARWIPAGISTEVQGYLLPGGLVYVGEDLQQVSGYGLEPALVDPTRPVDRAAPDRIGAGMPYWPTYDGLTPQSRAAFLEWLAGGRRVPDFGIGYVFLFFYGLERRVLLDASRSDEAKVDLPAIRQEVAELLAVYGSNRSFERYAAQLLNVLDVTLAGDRELAPPTAGRSYEMPLSLRVGLGRIIAAERPIPARWALAWLLHHPEAVLRTPSRRCAAEFQALFAARYAHEFGAGLIVKVPRSKLVASVQPASASFGGPITIAFDLPDIARLDSPLSKLRKLGEACEADLEAYSRWVGRNPDAPKTLAAVALLPAELVATHDGAEARELWRWIGDLLAGTPVGFCDGRDLLERCASLWGEKLAKAEAVLLAQLLQKGGYGLEPDVRFGGSVLAAGDHVALFQLEPDAPAAPSAGYAAATILLQLAVAVSASDGSISEHERDQLETHVEQSLALTDAERRRLSVHLAWLMRSDPRLTGLKKRLETLDAGQRALVADFVVSIAGADDRIAPAEVKTIGKIFALLGIPEEEVYARLHSVTTEGPRSEPLPVVLPGALSRGFAVPPPPAPRSGLALDMDAVAAKIAQSASVAAVLSEIFTDDAASSAPIPQADSTSPSGLSPAYTALLVALIQRNTWSRDEFEGLAGQHQLLPDAAVEVLNDAAFERCGSALIEGDDPLELDLSVAKECLA, from the coding sequence ATGGAACTACTTGTTCTGCTCGGCGTCGCTTCTGCAGCCTGGTTCGTCGCGATGGTCGTTCGCGAGTCTCGGCGTGGCAATGCGGAGGATGACCTGGAAGCCACGCCGCGTGAGCATGCGGTCGAGCTCGCTGCCACGGGCTCGCGGCTTGCTCCGGCCGCCCCTGCGCGGGTCCGCAAACCGGCCCGCTGGATCCCGGCGGGGATCTCGACAGAAGTTCAGGGCTATCTCCTGCCCGGCGGACTCGTGTACGTCGGTGAGGACCTGCAGCAGGTCAGTGGATATGGACTCGAACCTGCGCTCGTTGACCCGACGCGTCCGGTCGATCGCGCAGCTCCGGATCGTATCGGCGCGGGCATGCCGTACTGGCCGACCTATGACGGACTCACGCCGCAATCCCGGGCGGCATTCCTGGAGTGGCTAGCAGGCGGACGCCGTGTCCCGGACTTCGGTATCGGATATGTCTTCCTGTTCTTCTATGGACTCGAACGACGAGTACTGCTCGATGCCTCGCGGTCCGATGAGGCGAAGGTCGATCTGCCGGCGATCCGACAGGAAGTGGCTGAACTTCTCGCGGTCTACGGCTCCAACCGTTCGTTCGAGCGCTATGCCGCCCAGCTCCTCAATGTGCTGGACGTGACCCTGGCCGGCGACCGGGAACTTGCGCCGCCGACCGCCGGACGAAGCTACGAGATGCCACTCTCGCTCCGTGTCGGTCTCGGCAGGATCATCGCCGCCGAGCGACCCATCCCGGCGAGGTGGGCGCTAGCCTGGTTGCTGCATCACCCGGAGGCCGTCCTGCGGACGCCGTCGCGGCGGTGCGCCGCCGAGTTCCAGGCGCTCTTCGCTGCCCGCTACGCCCACGAGTTCGGAGCCGGATTGATCGTCAAGGTGCCCCGATCGAAACTCGTGGCGAGCGTGCAACCGGCCAGCGCTTCCTTCGGTGGACCGATCACCATCGCGTTCGATCTCCCGGACATTGCGCGTCTCGACTCACCGCTGAGCAAGCTCCGGAAGCTGGGCGAGGCCTGCGAAGCTGACCTTGAAGCATACAGCCGTTGGGTTGGCCGCAATCCTGACGCGCCGAAGACCCTGGCCGCCGTGGCGCTCCTGCCGGCGGAACTGGTGGCAACCCACGATGGCGCCGAGGCGCGGGAGCTGTGGCGGTGGATTGGGGATCTGCTAGCGGGAACTCCGGTTGGCTTCTGCGACGGCAGAGACTTGCTTGAGCGGTGCGCATCGCTGTGGGGCGAGAAGCTCGCCAAGGCCGAGGCCGTGCTGCTGGCGCAGCTCCTACAGAAGGGAGGATACGGCCTCGAGCCGGACGTCCGATTCGGCGGCAGTGTCCTCGCCGCAGGCGACCACGTCGCGCTGTTCCAACTCGAGCCCGACGCACCGGCCGCACCGAGCGCCGGATACGCCGCCGCGACCATCCTGCTGCAACTCGCGGTCGCCGTCTCGGCCTCCGACGGATCGATCTCCGAACACGAACGCGATCAGCTCGAAACGCATGTTGAGCAGAGCCTGGCGCTCACTGATGCCGAACGGCGACGGCTGTCCGTCCACCTCGCCTGGCTGATGCGTTCTGATCCGCGACTGACTGGCCTCAAGAAGCGGCTCGAAACATTGGACGCTGGGCAGCGCGCTCTCGTCGCCGACTTTGTGGTCAGCATCGCTGGGGCAGACGATCGGATCGCGCCAGCCGAGGTGAAGACCATCGGGAAGATTTTCGCGTTGCTAGGGATTCCCGAGGAGGAGGTCTACGCGCGTCTGCATTCGGTGACGACCGAGGGGCCGCGGTCGGAACCGCTGCCTGTCGTGCTGCCAGGTGCACTGAGCAGAGGGTTTGCAGTTCCGCCGCCTCCCGCACCAAGGAGTGGGCTCGCCCTGGACATGGACGCCGTGGCGGCGAAGATCGCCCAGTCCGCTTCGGTGGCAGCGGTCTTGAGTGAGATCTTCACCGATGATGCGGCCAGCTCGGCCCCGATACCCCAGGCTGATTCGACCTCGCCGAGTGGCCTCTCACCAGCGTACACTGCGCTGCTTGTGGCGCTTATTCAGCGGAACACGTGGAGCCGCGACGAGTTCGAAGGTCTGGCTGGGCAACATCAGCTGTTGCCGGATGCGGCCGTCGAGGTGCTCAACGATGCCGCTTTCGAGCGGTGCGGCAGCGCGCTCATCGAGGGGGATGACCCGCTCGAACTCGACCTGAGCGTGGCGAAGGAGTGCTTGGCGTGA